In Alteribacter lacisalsi, a genomic segment contains:
- a CDS encoding lmo0937 family membrane protein gives MLWTIVAIIIVLWLLGFSFEVGGGLIHLLLVVALIVAIINLISGRRA, from the coding sequence ATGCTTTGGACAATTGTCGCGATTATTATTGTACTATGGTTACTTGGATTCAGTTTTGAGGTTGGCGGCGGTCTGATTCACCTGCTTCTCGTTGTTGCACTGATTGTTGCAATTATTAATTTGATTTCAGGCAGACGAGCCTGA